One genomic region from Myripristis murdjan chromosome 7, fMyrMur1.1, whole genome shotgun sequence encodes:
- the LOC115361442 gene encoding uncharacterized protein LOC115361442: protein MYAAHVVDGKMIIKVQYQNRKKYIKLQTPNFEEFISEVAVTVKHQDHPSERGVMKKPVLQPEMRIPQRVTKEKYALGIVTLFPALNDPLSRKGYEHFYDSQSGSGFLAWRLKTIQRKTKLGSKEPKIQTGGGGPRQERELPQIRGQLDEERCKEVISLMNHTSDREIILQKMKETFEYRQHLIHNPDESHNILSVFPRLLDIKGLIHQDFSLLFGPETAAKLLEKWHTSFKGKVIREAESLTTTPVLQSLLKSAKNPNNDAFSEDRPEWDSDMASLLLLLHILPPQPNKKKTQKISAAQAMDHLVVFHKSCRSLQEHLENQEGHRQPYLLASGTSKQAISAYYVVMDKKLIPCQGATSLAAFDELFKVHFVFSVSYDDALNNMYTFLQTTVYSIDVDTTKESPKVKELRAKFMNRS from the exons ATGTATGCT gCTCATGTCGTAGATGGCAAAATGATAATTAAGGTGCAGTATCAGAACCGcaagaaatacatcaaattacaAACTCCTAATTTTGAAGAATTCATTTCTGAAG TAGCAGTGACGGTGAAACATCAAGACCATCCAAGCGAAAGAGGGGTGATGAAGAAGCCAGTTCTTCAGCCAGAGAT gaGAATCCCTCAGCGAGTTACTAAAGAGAAATATGCACTGGGAATCGTGACTTTATTTCCTGCACTGAATGATCCCCTATCCAGGAAAGGATAT GAACATTTTTACGACAGCCAAAGTGGCTCTGGCTTCTTGGCGTGGCGGCTCAAGACAAttcagagaaagacaaagctTGGGTCCAAGGAACCAAAAATacagacaggaggaggtggTCCAAGACAGGAGAGGGAGCTGCCTCAGATTCGTGGCCAGCTGGATGAAGAGCGCTGTAAAGAGGTCATATCCTTGATGAACCACACAAGTGACAGAGAAATCATCCTGCAGAAGATGAAGGAGACCTTTGAATACAGGCAGCACCTCATCCACAATCCTGATGAGTCTCACAACATACTCTCAGTGTTTCCAAGGCTGCTGGACATTAAAGGGCTG ATACATCAAGATTTCAGCCTCCTCTTTGGACCAGAAACGGCTGCTAAACTGCTTGAGAAGTGGCATACGTCCTTCAAAGGAAAGGTGATCAGAGAAGCAGAGAGCCTTACAACCACCCCTGTGCTCCAGAGTTTGCTGAAGTCTGCCAAGAATCCGAACAATGATGCATTCTCTGAGGATCGCCCAG AGTGGGACAGCGACATGGCATCTTTGCTACTGCTCCTGCATATCCTACCACCTCAGcctaacaaaaagaaaacacagaagatCAGCGCAGCTCAAGCCATGGACCATCTAGTTGTGTTTCACAAG tcaTGCAGAAGCCTTCAAGAACACCTAGAGAACCAGGAGGGACATCGCCAACCGTATCTTCTTGCTTCTGGAACCTCCAAACAGGCCATCAGTGCTTACTACGTTGTGATGGACAAGAAGCTCATCCCCTGCCAGGGAGCCACATCATTGGCAGCCTTTGATGAACTTTTTAAAGTGCACTTCGTTTTCAGTGTAAGTTATGATGATGCTCTCAACAACATGTACACATTCCTTCAGACAACAGTCTACAGTATTGATGTTGACACCACTAAAGAGAGTCCAAAGGTGAAGGAGTTGAGAGCCAAGTTTATGAACAGGAGCTAA
- the LOC115361443 gene encoding nuclear factor 7, ovary-like, with translation MASASYMEDLTCSICLTIFTDPVAQFLCPEHEEKLKLFCETDQQLVCVICRDGERHDGHKFKPIREAATSLRRELEKGMEHLPDEIDAIESLANRQREEITKTQVTSQQLMTQIRTQFEEMHQFLRQREEEIKNELKEKETEAVEEMTEKFKAMDLALSESRELQVKVTAALEISDSVKFLQSWTEVNNMLTPECLFRPRANDLQVARTSLSLGPYESHLQFFVWKEMLQVVKPQAELLSLRRENTDVTVSDDGRSLLCTPKSSQSQSGSLFGRATNVSSSQTTSSFEFVFGSAQGTGSFGSAFTQTGGLFGSGSTQDKSSETELTFTDRPRKIGIYLNCSSKELSFYDADKMKHVHTLSSSLMSLPVSAYFNIGHSEDIDRNPLTVCWY, from the exons ATGGCTTCTGCTTCTTACATGGAGGATTTGACTTGTTCTATCTGTCTGACTATCTTCACTGATCCG gtTGCTCAGTTCTTGTGCCCTGAGCATGAAGAAAAGCTGAAACTGTTCTGTGAAACAGACCAACAGTTAGTTTGCGTCATATGCCGAGATGGGGAGAGGCATGATGGACACAAATTTAAACCAATCAGAGAAGCAGCTACATCTCTGAGGCGGGAGCTGGAGAAGGGTATGGAGCACCTTCCTGATGAGATTGATGCCATAGAGAGCTTAGCCaatagacagagagaagaaataacaaaaacccaGGTGACGTCCCAGCAGCTGATGACCCAAATCAGAACCCAGTTTGAGGAGATGCATCAGtttctgagacagagagaggaggagataaagAATGAGctaaaggagaaagagacagaggctgTAGAGGAGATGACTGAGAAGTTTAAGGCAATGGACCTGGCTTTGTCTGAGAGTAGAgagctgcaggtgaaggtgacAGCAGCTCTGGAAATTTCTGACTCAGTGAAGTTCTTGCAGAGCTGGACTGAAGTGAACAACATGCTGACTCCAGAGTGTTTGTTCAGGCCCAGAGCAAATGATCTGCAGGTGGCCCGCACTTCTCTCAGTTTGGGTCCTTATGAAAGTCACCTGCAGTTCTTTGTGTGGAAGGAGATGCTTCAGGTGGTCAAGCCccaggcagagctgctctcactgagaagagaaaatacagaTGTAACTGTGTCTGATGACGGACGCAGTTTGCTTTGTACTCCCAAAAGCAGCCAATCTCAATCAGGTTCACTTTTTGGCCGTGCCACAAATGTCAGCTCTAGCCAAACCACAAGTTCTTTTGAATTTGTATTTGGTTCAGCCCAAGGCACAGGATCATTTGGGTCCGCTTTTACCCAAACTGGGGGATTATTTGGATCTGGCTCTACCCAAGACAAG TCCTCAGAAACAGAGCTCACATTTACAGATAGACCTCGAAAGATTGGGATTTACCTAAACTGCTCCTCCAAGGAGCTTTCCTTCTACGATGCAGACAAGATGAAACATGTTCATACTCTGAGCTCAAGTCTCATGTCCCTGCCAGTGTCAGCTTATTTTAACATTGGACACAGTGAGGACATAGATCGTAACCCTCTGACAGTGTGCTGGTACTGA